DNA from Elaeis guineensis isolate ETL-2024a chromosome 2, EG11, whole genome shotgun sequence:
tcatgtcttatctttcatttctcttttcataatcacataatttttaaccttttctttctggctctggactatccaagtctatacctcagtcatcatccgaatcaattttcacataaaaagcctttcaaggctgtcccaggatgagctcctgaccgactgtctcacgtacgaaagtccgtgagaggctgtcccaggcataagctcctgacggactgttccagacatgagctcctgaccggctgatccatctgtaagccagtgggggctgtcccaggtataagctcctgacgggctgtctcaGGTATTAGcttctggccggctgttccatatgacaaggctagtccataccatatatctctttcttttcatttaatcattatgtgttgattttatcaaatcaattatgtcttgcattatgatcaattcaaatatgtcatatccatataatcatgccatcaatctctgatacatatatattgacataacatactcatgctcaaaatcaaataacaatatctcagatataataaattcatcgatctcaaatccgacgatgcaaaaccaataatgcaagaccaacagtaaaatagcatatatataatggtgatcatgtacagagattcttatctttactggtgactgatccaagcacagaaatcaatgttcttctttgatttatgaatttttttaacaaaatattctactcgaGATCTTATgtagacaatcgtatctcttcatgaccctgatcaaatataaaaatcatatatggagaaaattatcgataatcaatcctaataacataaatctaggatctctcttaggattaaccaaaattaggatttgtctaagtatcttgatcctccactgatccataagacttttagagagagaaaattcatgaagagagagaaaattttagagagagaaagtggagagaatcttcgtatccttccgatgaggcaatcatggtcgagatcatcagagattataTCAGGATGATTCAAtctggattaaccatgattgattttagcaacttcgaataaagatcgaatcgggatctaatctactgcataaatttcggagcaatctcaggtcatcatattttcatatcaattttatcctaggattcgtgataaaatcagagagagaaagatactagagagataaaatccataaagagagagaaaggtctagagagagaatctagagagagaaaatatagagagaatgtagagagaggagagaggaaagagagagaaaagagggagaggagagagagaaaatttctctctcttcatcttttttttattttctttatttttatttttttattttctttttttttcttttcttttttttttcttttccttctttcttcttctttcttcttctttctttttccttttcttcccacggcctcccttgggccgaaacaggggacggacGAGGGGCTCCAGCTTGGCTCTGGCGAGGGCGACGGCTTCGTCGGAGGTCCgacagcaggtggaggcggcggtggagcaagggatggccgacggcaaggttcggccggcgagaaatcaagaagagatcggaaAAATAGAGGACTgccacttttttttttgtttttcggtcattggccggtcaccgacggccaataccttcagagaagagagataaagggatgaggatcctatcctagggatgagacgcCACAACCGACGGcatcggtggccgaaaaagagaggaaagggtccGACCGAAACAGAACAAAACAGGGGTtcaccttgttcatggattttctgaCGATCCCGACGGCCGATGAGGATCTAAAGCCatggggagaaaggaaagagggagaggaagaaaatttGGAGCCTTACCTAAGCTCcgatggcctcttcgaccttcgatttttgatgaacacgagaagaggctACCGCGGTTTCTacggagaaaaggggaggaatcgGGCTCAACGGTCGTTGGTGGAGGCTCTTAAGGGAGAGGGAAGTCttatttatagagagccctagagtTTTAAGGATCCCAGAATTCTTCTCCGTCTGGAAttcatcagagaagaagactcccatcgggagtcttcttcccgttctgttttttttttttttttgtatgggctttgggtttttgggcttgatccagggtccaaatgggccggggtgttacagttTTCTTCAGAAAAACACTATTGCCCAGAGGGTTCATGTTGTACCTTTGGCACAAGAATACTTGATCGTTTTTTGTAACCTCAATCGTTGGATCGTATTTTACATAGCTTCAAAAAGCAACGTTAACTTTATATTCTGTACAATGGACAGAGAGATGTGATGTGTTGTCTAAAATACGAGATTGGGAAAGAAAATCAACCATTCTTTTATGCGAAAGATATGAGGGAGTAGGACTTTAGTCTCACATCGATCGTTCAGTCAGACCATCTTATTTTATAAGACTTCGAAACCCTCCAGCCCTTTAGAAATCACTTTTTGGTCCGTGCAACGCAGTTTCAAGGGACAAAGCTGTGCAGAGTCCACCCCTGATGCCTACCATAGGAAGAACACCAAGACACGGGTAGCTACTAGTCCCAGTCCCACATTTGATGCTGGATTCCGGTTCATCGGCTAAATGCAACAACAAATCTAAAATCATGTCTTTTTCCCTCCCAACCGGCCTATCCTGGATAAGCGAGCTGGTCTCTCTGGACACACTCTTCTGCTTTGCATTGTAGTCCTTCAATTGTTCTTCCTTACTATTGATATCAAGATAAATCTCGTCAAAATTTCTCACAAGCTTCTTCAAATTTTCCAGGTCATCGTCGGGCATTATAAAACGCTGGAGAAGCTCAACAGCAGAGGATGCAAAGTCActcatctttctctttttgaaaagCTTATCATGAAGCTCGTTGAATTCAAGCTCATCCAGCACATCGTCCGCCTCGTAGGCAGCATCTTTAAGTTTCCTTAAACATGCGGCCAGAACTTGGTCCTCGATCGGCCACCTTTCCGCTGCCTGGATTGGGGCTTGGATACAAGGAAGTCTAGCTTtcacatactccaccatatcagCCATGGATTGATCCTCCAAATGCTGCGAAACCTTATCAGCCAGTTTATTTCCGACGTAGGATGCAAACCATCCTCCGACCGTCATTACGATCTTCCCCATATCCATATTGGATGAGACTCACACTCGTGCTGCACAGTGGTAGTCTTCCTCTTTATGAGCTCAAGACAGGAAGGTTGCTACCTCGCAGCAAGGACCGCGTCTGCCCGTGCatcaatggaaaaaaaaaacttacgtGTTAGGTACGAAATCTCTTAATTGGTCAAATACTGCGGACAAGACCGCGCCTATCACAATAAATATAGCCAGTTGGGTACCGAAATCTCGCAATTGGTCAAATATTGTGGCCAAGACCGCGGTTGGGTACCGAAATCTCGCAATTGATCAAATATTGTGGCCAAGACCGCATCTACGGGTCCGTCAATGGAATAAATTATAGGTCTAccccaaaaaattaaaattttatcaaaaaaattaataaagaataaatttaaaaatacagAGATCCATTTTTATATGCTCTATCTATCATTGTTTGCAAGCTTTTAATTTAAAAAGATACAAATTGAGCAGTCTGAATTGATGAACAATCCTTCTTTTTATCACATCTAAGTACCGTAGATGTGATAACCCACCGATAGAATCCGGTAGCCTGCTTAGCCTCACGTCACTGCAAGATAAATCCAAAACACGCAGGCTTTCTCATCACTAATGACCAAACATTCATCCAACGAAACACAAACTGCCAATTCTCTTATCAGATCATGCATCACGTAGTTGTTATTCAGAGTTGGTAGAAAGAAGTGCCTGCTAGTTAATTCATCAAATATCTGACCCCCGGTGTCCTCCATTCTCGTTCTTATCCGATTCTTGTTCTGGATAAAACCTTGAGCCATCCACATCTGGACTAACCGATCTTTTTCGAAAACATAGCTCTTGGGAAATATGGAGCAGTAAGCGAAGCACTGCTTTAGATTTGCGTTCAAGTGTTCGTAACTTAAAGCCAGAGATGGAAGGATACTATCTAAAACATATTCATGTTCCCACCACTCGCTTTCTAAGATCATGTTCCAGAACTTCTCATTTAGTTTGGACTCCAATAAACTTCCCACTACCTTTCCAGCTAGAGGTAATCCACGCAGCTTTTCAGATATTTTCCTTCCTATTGTTTGCAATTTTTCCCTTCGCTCTTCCTCAAGATTGTTTTCACCAAATGCACAATGTTCGAAAAGTTTCCAGAAGTCATCTTCCTATAGGCTCTTCAATTCTATCGGGTCCATCGTGCCCGTGACTTCTGCCACTATTGGACTTTGAGTTGTCACCAGAACTGTAATACCCCGgcccaaatcagcccaaaaagcccaaagcattacaaaaaaaaaaaaaaaaagaatgaagaagactcccgctgggagtcttcttccacccaaatcaccggtggagaggtcgaatccgcctcggattcgacctcccctacaccctataaaactccctctccttccctctaaggctggtcacgacgagcaccggatttttcttttatttttctcgaattttttcgttgaagccgcggatgtcctcatcgtgttcatctcaaatactcgccggagacctcatcggagtcggaggtaaacccgtctcttccttcctctcttctttcctctcttttccacggcttcgtgcaccctcgccggccgtcaggatcgccgGAAAATCCCTGAATAAGATGACCCCtatttttgctctgtttcggccggactcttccctcccttttCCGGCCACCAGCGCCGCTATCCATGGTGCCGCACCCCCaggtttggacccccacctctctgccTATGTTTCCTGAAGGTCATGGCCGTCGGTGATCGGCCTATGACtggagaaattcaagaaaaaaaggggcggtcccctatttttcaatttttctaatttttccacCGGCCGAACCTCATCGCCGGCCATCTCTGGCTCCACCGCCGTTGGTTGCTGCTGGCCGACCATCAGCCATGCCACCGCAGTCCGCCGAACCATGGACAAACGTCCCTCTaattcttcccctgtttcagccaagggaggccgcgggaagaaaagtagaaggaagaagaagaagaaaaaaaaagaaaagaaaaaggaaaaagaaaaagaaaaggaaaagaaaaaagaaaaagaaaagaaaaaggaaaaagaaaaaaaaaagaaaaaaaagagaaagagaaaaataaaaaaaaaataaaataaaataagaagaagaaggagagaatttttcctctctctcctttctctcttctttctctctcttttctctctcctctctctatcttttttctccagtttctctctctagattctctctctattttctctctctagatttttctctctttttgtgaattttatctctctagaatctttctactctctctctgattgcatcacagaccctaggatatatttgaattaaaaatatgatgaattgaggttgcttcgaaattcgtgcggtagatctgatcccagtttgatcctattcgaaatttgtaacacttgattcatattgagtcaccctgataggacctctgatgatctcgatcatgagtgcctcatcggaaggatgcgaagatttctctctctactttctctctctagaattttctctctcttcatgaattttctctctctagaagtcttatggatcagtggaggatccagatacttaagtaaatcctaattttggttaatcctaagagagatcctagatttgtgttattagatcaattatcgataattttctccatatatgtgatttttatattgatcagggttatgaagagatgattgtctgcatatgatatcgagtggaatatcttgttagagaaattcataaatcaaagaagaatattgatttttgtgcttggatcagtcaccggtaaaggtaagaatctctgtacatgatcactgttatatatatgctattttactgttggtcttgcatcgttggttttgcatcgtcggatttgagatcgatgaatttattatacctgagatactgttatttgattttgagcatgagtatgttatgtcaatatatatgtatcagaaattgatggcatgattatatggatatgacatatctgaattgatcataatgcaagttggaattgatttgatgaagtcaatacataatgattaaatgaaaagaaagagatatatggtgtggactagccttgtcatgtggaacagcccgccaggagcttatgcctgggacagcccccactggcttacaggtggatcgccggccaggagctcatgcctgggatagcccgccaggagcttatgcctgggacagcctctcacggactttggtacgtgggacagccggccaggagcttatcctgagacagtcttgaaagactttttaagtggattcgatccagatgatgactgaggtatagacttggatagtccagagccagaaagaaaatgttaaaaatcatgtgattatgaaaagagaaatgaaagataaggcatgaaataattgttgaacaaaagtgtttcacttgTTAACatgtgatgatgcatctattttgacaagactgaaaatttatgaatgtttgcattattctggacgttgaacatgagattttatattttattgcttattcttattttcagattatattactatatcagtgtgatatgaaaattcttactgggctataaagctcacaccccttcattttttttttcttctcagagttacaggatgacttagattggctatggcttggatttacgggtgagcagaaggataaatagagtgtcatagtatctgatcagagaattgaagaaatttaaattataattatgcaaggttttatgaattatatttgaaattaattattatggatgttaaggttgtaatatttattttggctttgcatattctttagggcttgctctaaggagtgtgcggccatcacgtatccgacccgggtgttgggttcggggcatgacagaatggtatcagagcttagggtATGATctttagggattatgatatacgtgataggatatgatggaatagtatcagagcttaggttatgaacattggagattatgatataaatgattaggatgtgatagaataatatcatagCTCAGATTTAAGGTCACCCgagattataaaaaaatattaaaactttatgtaagatcagtaggatgtgacagagtgatatctgagcttagagcttaggttatgtttatttggagataatgatacaagtgattaggatatgacagaacagtactagagcccaagtttaaggtcactagggattgtcatataagtgatatcaaaattttgagattataatcgataaagtatgattgataatatcagagtttaagattatgattattAAAAGTATGATAGAATGGTATTACAATTTAGGAtttgatcattagagaatatgatttaagtggtatttaagcttaagattataattatttgaaattatggctttagtgatatttaaacttaggttataatcatgagaaacatgatagatataaaagagaagattcaatatttagatttcgaatcaatagatattaagatgaaatttatgcataagtggcatatgttgTCTATAATAGagttgacgagttatatcttagatttcaattagtaaggttgacctaagtatgaaaggagttgaccttggaataaagtgggaggtattgataagttatgttaagtatactagaggattttggaatgtaaaacttatatgattgaagatcatgatacttttctaatttcgatgataattgtctgacgcgttatgaattttggatttatcaaaagaaagttaattagggtatggtctaagaagaaattacatcatatgagagagaaatattttgaacattgaatctataagaggtcatataactCAATTtagatgaatatatatatatatatatatatatatatatatatatatatatatatatatatatacttgaattttattatgagaatatgagatacacattttggtgaaatctttggttgctcaaaatatcatattctgaatatgatttcttgatctttcaagttgcattgaatttcaagtcaatagtttatttttctaaggagatcaaaagtattttgatattattgttaaattaaagaagaaaaatttattttatcagagtatgatatacaggttatgatgaaatctttaataattcgtattaccatctttgtattagattttttttaaatttttcttgtgattgttgaagatggtgaagtgtactaATTGTTCAAGTCAAAGTTCGGATTttttaattgaactaagacatcttgctagtgctaatttttgaatgacttatacaagggacaagattttgtatggatgtatcgattaatattaagggttgtgatgaagagagctctataagaaataatcaagttgattctacttaaggatgttggcttaagttcttttagttgtcaagttagaattaattcttttaaaaaggaagattgatttagaaattatctaaatgattgtaaggtaaatctaaggttaactctaattgattctagatatgttggattcttgaagagtgatgaaacttatgcaatgatttcaaacatagaaagtggatcaggatttaatttttatatgctatacccaaaggtagtaaagataaagaaacttaaaattttgccctaagtcttatatgaaatttgaaggttagatctatcctggattgatctaacatatgaggatatttttatctttgatagacttatataatttgataaattaagatcagagtgtgcagcaaaagcgtggtggattaaattgattagaaatattaatctttaaaatcaaaagatattatgatgaaatatattagttgcaaacaaggaaggattttattgataatgaaaggatactataaattttgatctaatctgatcatagccggataattttgtCAGTagtttgcttcattgtagataatgccaagaaattctaaatatctcaagtttattaacagcttgatagttctgatattagctcaaacttagaatgtcctgacatagatctcatatatatttttttaaatttaatattattacttgaactgatataaaagattgagattttttttaagatgagagtctacatataaaatttgttggaaggtcaagagaaggaaaaaaatcgatgattgtgaagagtgcccgatgtttgacctttaattatttttctatcaaggatagtctgagataattatgaatttcgagtgaaatgattagacaaataatggtggtatattaatacaagtctaaaatgttacagttcttcaaaaagttgagaaatcaataagaagggatgagttggaaatttcaaataatttttgttataacaagatcatgagaaataaataatatataagatattattgtaagcttgagaatgacatgaagaatgtatactttgaaatagatatCTAGAACAGcacaacttaatttcgaggacgaaattatttgaagggggggagaatgtaataccccggcccaaatcagcccaaaaagcccaaagcattacaaaaaaaaaaaaaaaaaagaatgaagaagactcccgctgggagtcttcttccacccaaatcaccggtggagaggttgaatccgaggcggattcgacctcccctacaccctataaaactccctctccttccctctaaggctggtcacgacgagcaccggatttttcttttatttttcttgaattttttcgttgaagccgcggatgtcctcatcgtgttcatctcaaatactcgccggagacctcaccggagtcggaggtaaacccgtcttctccttcctctcttctttcctctcttttccacggcttcgtgcaccctcgccggccgtcaggatcgtcggaaaatccctGAATAAGATGACTCctgtttttgctctgtttcggccagACTCTTCCCTCCCTTTTTCGGCCACCAGCACCGCTATCCATGGTGCCGCACCCCCaggtttggacccccacctctctgccTATGTTTCCTGAAGGTCATGGCCGCCGATGATCGGCCAATAATCGgagaaatttaagaaaaaaagggACGGTCCCttgtttttcaatttttctaattttccCACCGGCCGAACCTCATCGCCGGCCATCTCTGGCTCCACCGCCGTTGGTTGCTGCTGGCCGACCACCAGCCATGCCACCGCAGTCCGTCGGACCATGGACAAACGTCCCTCTaattcttcccctgtttcagccaagggaggccgcgggaagaaaagaagaaggaagaagaagaagaaaagaaaagaaaagaaaaaggaaaagaaaaaagaaaaaggaaagaaaaaggaaaaagaaaaagaaaaaaaaaagaaaaaaagagaaagagaaaaataaaaaaaaataaaataaaataagaagaagaaggagagaatttttcctctctctcctttctctcttctttctctctcttttctcactcctctctctaccttctctctctattttctctctctattttctctctctattttctctctctagatttttctctttttttgtgaattttatctctctagaatctttctactctctctctctgattgcatcacagaccctaggatatattttaattaaaaatatgatgaattgaggttgctccgaaattcgtgtggtagatctgatcccagtttgatcctattcgaaatttgtaacacttgattcatattgagtcaccctgataggatctctgatgatctcgatcatgagtgcctcatcggaaggatgcgaaaatttctctctctactttctctctctagaattttctctcttttcatgaattttctctctctagaagtcttatggatcagtggaggatccaaatacttaggtaaatcctaattttggttaatcctaagagagatcctagatttgtgttattagatcaattatcgataattttttccatatatgtgatttttatattgatcagggttatgaagagatgattgtctgcatatgatatcgagtggaatatcttgttagagaaattcataaatcaaagaagaatattgatttttgtgcttagatcagtcaccggtaaaggtaagaatccctgtacatgatcactattatatatatgctattttactgttggtcttgcatcgttggttttgcatcgtcggatttgagatcgatgaatttattatacctgagatactgttatttgattttgagcatgagtatgttatgtcaatatatatgtatcagaaattgatggtatgattatatggatatgacatatctgaattgatcataatgcaagtcggaattgatttgatgaagtcaatacataatgattaaatgaaaagaaaaagatatatggtgtggactagccttgtcatgtggaacagcccgccaggagcttatgcctgggacagcccccactggcttacaggtggatcagccggccaggagctcatgcttgggacagcccgccaggagcttatgcctgggacagcctctcacgggctttggtacgtgggacagccggccaggagcttatcctgagacagtcttgaaagactttttaagtggattagatccggatgatgactgaggtatagacttggatagtccagagccagaaagaaaatgttaaaaatcatgtgattatgaaaagagaaatgaaagataaggcatgaaataattgttgaacaaaagtgtttcacttgTTAACatgtgatgatgcatctattttgacaagacagaaaatttatgaatgtttgcattattctggacgttgaacatgagattttatattttattgcttattcttatttttagatatattactatatcagtgtgatatgaaaattcttactgggctgtaaagctcacaccccttcattttttttttcttctcagagttacaggatgacttagattggctatggcttggatttacgggtgagcagaaggataaatagagtgtcatagtatctgatcagagaattgaagaaatttaaattataattatgcaaggttttatgaattatatttgaaattaattgttatggatgttaaggttgtaatatttattttggccttgcatattctttaggacttgctctaaggagtgtgcggccatcacgtattcgaCCCGAGTGTTGGGTTCAAGGCGTGACAAGAACCATGCTTCCTTTTGCTCCAGATGTCAAGACACCATGCAGTTCTTTCCACTTGCTGCCAGTCTCATCCCACACATCATCAAGGACAAACAAAAACCTCTTGTTCCCCGTAGCATATTTAAGTGTCCCTAGAATGCCATCCAAACTAAGATCGTCCCGAACTGGGGCATATACCGAACTAATATCATCCCAAATTTGGGCATGCACAAAGCCATCTACCAGCTCTTTAGAAATCCGCTTGACATCAAAATTGTCGGACACATACACCCACTTCCTCAGCTCAAAATGCTTTACCACTCTTTCATGATTATTGATAAGTTGAGCCAGAGTAGTCTTGCCAACACCCCCAATGCCTACTATAGGAAGAACACCAAGACTCGGGTAGCTACTAGTCCCAGCTCCACAAGTCATGCTAGATTCCGGTTCATCCGCTGAAGGCAACAGGACATCCAATATCaggtctctctctctgtctctcccaAACACAATGTCCTGGATAACCGAGCTGGTCTCTCTGGTCACACTTCTCTGCTTTGAGTCGTAGTCCTTTAATTGTTCCTCTATGTAATTGATATTGGTATAAATCTTGTCAAGATTTCCCACAAGATTCTTCAAGTTTTCCAGCTCATTATCGGACATTATAAAATGCTTGAGAAGCTTAACAGCAGAGGATGCAAAGTCACTCACCTTTCTCTTGTGGCGCAGCTTATAATGAAGCTCTTTGAATTCAAGCTCATCCAGCACATCGTCAGCCTCAAAGGCAGCATCTTTGAGTTCCCTCAACCATGTGGCCAGAGCTTGGTCCCTGATCGGCCTCCCCTCCGCTGCCTGGATCACGGCACGGATACGAGGAAGTCTAGCCTTCACATCCTCCACCATGGTCTTATCAGCAGTGAACTGATCGTACCGGTCCTCCAAAAGCAGCAAAACCTTGTGTAATAAtccagatttaaaaataaaaaataaaaaataacagaggaggaggaagacttctagccggagtcttcttcctttccGTGTCTGACGAAATCGGACTcgaggagtccggctagggtaggaaacctcctctATAAAGACCCCCCTTTCCTCCCTTAGAATATTACAACAAAACTTCAAAGAAATTAAAGGGATTTGAAGGATTTTTGGCAAAAGAGAGCGCCGTGAGggttgatcggaagagaaggACAGCCAGAGCTGTTTTTGGCCGTCGGAACAAGGTACgttccttcttcctccctttcggATTAATCTCTCCAGCCTTTGGGTGCTTGGAAGCCGGCGAGATGCCGGTTTGG
Protein-coding regions in this window:
- the LOC140855327 gene encoding putative disease resistance protein RGA4 is translated as MVEDVKARLPRIRAVIQAAEGRPIRDQALATWLRELKDAAFEADDVLDELEFKELHYKLRHKRKVSDFASSAVKLLKHFIMSDNELENLKNLVGNLDKIYTNINYIEEQLKDYDSKQRSVTRETSSVIQDIVFGRDRERDLILDVLLPSADEPESSMTCGAGTSSYPSLGVLPIVGIGGVGKTTLAQLINNHERVVKHFELRKWVYVSDNFDVKRISKELVDGFVHAQIWDDISSVYAPVRDDLSLDGILGTLKYATGNKRFLFVLDDVWDETGSKWKELHGVLTSGAKGSMVLVTP